One Oryzomonas sagensis DNA segment encodes these proteins:
- the mnmA gene encoding tRNA 2-thiouridine(34) synthase MnmA yields MSKKHVVIAMSGGVDSSVSAALLKEQGYEVTGVSLQLYDPVPREPGSRIKTCCSLDDVMDAGRVAKKLGIPFEVVDMRAEFKELVIQYFIGEYAAGRTPNPCIRCNDLIKFDLLLKKAHEMGADLLATGHYARIAEDGAGKKWLLTGLDAAKDQSYFLFTLTGEQLQHVLFPVGMLEKTAVRKLAAEFNLPVAHKHESQEICFIPDNDYVSFLESHGVDQKPGDIVTGDGTVVGRHAGVHRYTVGQRKGLGIAWGHPLHVRAIDTDTNRVVVGEREELAARSLTAARASWNTTPATAEFRAACRIRYRHKPAPCRVVLRAENRFEVHFDELQTSVTPGQAAVLYDGERGERVLGGGWIE; encoded by the coding sequence ATGAGCAAAAAACATGTCGTGATAGCCATGAGCGGCGGCGTCGATTCATCGGTCAGCGCGGCCCTGCTGAAGGAGCAGGGTTACGAGGTGACCGGGGTGTCGTTGCAGCTGTACGATCCGGTCCCCAGGGAGCCGGGAAGCCGGATAAAGACCTGCTGTTCCCTCGATGATGTCATGGATGCGGGCAGGGTGGCCAAGAAGCTCGGCATCCCCTTCGAGGTAGTCGACATGCGGGCTGAGTTCAAGGAACTGGTCATCCAGTACTTCATCGGGGAATATGCGGCCGGTCGCACCCCCAATCCCTGCATACGCTGCAACGACCTGATCAAATTCGATCTGCTGCTGAAGAAGGCGCACGAGATGGGGGCGGATCTGCTGGCGACCGGTCATTATGCACGTATTGCCGAGGATGGGGCGGGCAAAAAATGGCTACTGACCGGTCTCGACGCCGCCAAGGACCAGTCCTACTTTCTCTTTACCCTGACCGGGGAACAGTTGCAGCACGTCCTGTTTCCGGTCGGCATGCTCGAAAAAACCGCAGTGAGGAAGCTCGCCGCCGAATTCAACCTCCCGGTGGCGCACAAGCATGAGAGCCAGGAGATTTGCTTCATTCCCGACAATGACTACGTGAGCTTCCTGGAGAGCCATGGCGTAGATCAGAAACCGGGTGATATCGTGACCGGTGACGGAACCGTCGTCGGCCGCCACGCCGGGGTGCACCGCTACACGGTCGGACAGCGCAAAGGGCTGGGGATCGCCTGGGGGCATCCGCTGCACGTGCGGGCCATCGACACGGACACGAATCGGGTCGTGGTGGGCGAGCGCGAAGAGCTGGCGGCCCGGTCCCTGACCGCGGCCCGCGCCAGCTGGAACACCACCCCGGCCACGGCGGAGTTCCGCGCCGCCTGCCGCATCCGCTACCGCCACAAACCGGCACCGTGCCGGGTGGTCCTGCGTGCGGAAAACCGCTTCGAGGTGCACTTCGATGAGCTCCAGACCTCCGTGACACCGGGACAGGCCGCGGTGCTTTATGACGGGGAGCGAGGGGAGCGGGTCCTAGGGGGCGGTTGGATAGAGTGA
- the kdpC gene encoding potassium-transporting ATPase subunit KdpC, protein MNDLRSAILMFLVFTIICGGAYPAVVTGVASAVFPRQAAGSFITGADGKEAGSALIGQPFSAPQYFWPRPSATTDFAYNPMASGGSNAGPTNPDFIKTVGDRVASLRTTGVTGPIPADLALASASGLDPHITPAAARLQIPRIATARRLDEGAVAALLSRSVEGRQMGFLGEPRVNVLMLNLALDRLKP, encoded by the coding sequence ATGAACGACCTGCGCTCGGCAATCCTTATGTTCCTCGTATTCACCATCATCTGCGGCGGCGCCTATCCGGCCGTCGTTACCGGAGTTGCCTCTGCCGTCTTCCCCCGGCAGGCCGCGGGGAGCTTCATAACCGGCGCAGACGGCAAGGAGGCCGGCTCCGCCCTGATCGGGCAGCCCTTCTCCGCTCCGCAGTACTTCTGGCCGCGTCCTTCGGCCACCACCGATTTCGCTTACAACCCCATGGCATCGGGCGGTTCCAATGCCGGGCCGACCAACCCCGACTTCATCAAAACGGTCGGGGACCGGGTGGCGTCGTTGCGCACGACGGGGGTGACCGGCCCGATTCCCGCCGACTTGGCGCTGGCTTCGGCCAGCGGGCTCGATCCCCACATTACGCCGGCCGCCGCGCGGCTCCAGATTCCCCGAATCGCCACGGCCCGCCGCTTGGACGAGGGAGCGGTGGCCGCGCTCCTGTCCCGGAGTGTCGAAGGCCGCCAAATGGGCTTTTTGGGGGAACCCCGGGTGAATGTGCTCATGCTGAATCTGGCGCTGGACAGGCTGAAGCCGTAG
- the larE gene encoding ATP-dependent sacrificial sulfur transferase LarE has translation MDQALLNKTAELKAILAEMGGCVIGFSGGVDSTLLFALAAEVLGPRALAVTATSETYPERERREAEALAKRIGGRHRLVVSEELDIPEFQDNPPNRCYYCKHELFGKLRAIADQEGLPHVLDGTNVDDRGDHRPGRQAAAEIGVRSPLEEAGFTKEDIRQLSQAMDLPTWDKPAFACLSSRFPYGTAITAERVRKVGQAEESLRELGFRVLRVRYHDSVARVELGQEEFAQAVGPLRDEVGRRVRAAGFTYVAVDLQGYRTGSMNEGIAGAP, from the coding sequence ATGGATCAGGCACTACTGAACAAAACCGCTGAACTCAAGGCCATTCTCGCCGAAATGGGGGGGTGCGTGATCGGCTTCTCCGGCGGGGTGGATTCCACCCTCCTGTTTGCACTGGCGGCGGAAGTGCTGGGGCCGCGCGCCCTGGCGGTCACCGCCACCTCCGAGACCTATCCCGAACGGGAGCGGCGGGAAGCCGAGGCGCTGGCCAAGCGTATCGGCGGCCGTCACCGGCTGGTCGTGTCCGAGGAGCTGGATATCCCCGAGTTCCAGGACAACCCGCCCAACCGTTGCTACTACTGCAAGCACGAACTGTTCGGCAAGCTGCGCGCCATCGCCGACCAGGAGGGACTCCCCCATGTGCTGGACGGCACCAACGTGGATGACCGGGGCGATCACCGTCCCGGCCGCCAGGCAGCGGCGGAGATCGGAGTGCGCAGCCCCCTGGAGGAGGCGGGATTCACCAAGGAGGATATCCGCCAACTCTCCCAAGCCATGGACCTTCCCACCTGGGACAAGCCGGCCTTTGCCTGCCTCTCCAGCCGCTTTCCCTACGGCACCGCCATCACCGCGGAGCGGGTCCGCAAGGTAGGGCAGGCCGAGGAATCCCTCCGGGAACTGGGGTTCCGCGTCCTGCGCGTCCGCTACCACGACAGCGTGGCGCGGGTCGAGCTGGGGCAGGAGGAGTTTGCCCAAGCGGTCGGGCCGTTGCGGGACGAGGTCGGCCGTCGTGTCAGGGCGGCGGGTTTCACCTATGTCGCAGTTGATCTTCAGGGGTACCGCACCGGGTCCATGAACGAGGGGATCGCCGGGGCTCCGTGA
- a CDS encoding phosphoadenylyl-sulfate reductase has translation MSANIPEITANATPAEILRAGIEAAGGPVSLACSFSLEDVAIINIAHEAGLSLGVFALDTGRLNEETYEVADALVERYHLHIEWFFPRHEEVERLERAEGLFSFRESLDKRHACCHIRKVEPLSRALTGLAGWVTGMRREQSVTRSDLKAVELDSLNGGILKINPLIDWSEEQLTSYTDEHRLPKNRLYSQGYRSIGCAPCTRAVQPGEDARAGRWWWENPENKECGLHRR, from the coding sequence ATGAGTGCAAACATTCCTGAAATAACGGCAAACGCCACCCCGGCGGAGATTCTCCGCGCCGGCATCGAGGCCGCCGGAGGGCCGGTATCCCTGGCCTGCTCCTTCTCCCTGGAGGATGTGGCCATTATCAATATCGCCCATGAAGCGGGGCTTTCCCTGGGGGTATTTGCCCTAGACACCGGGCGGCTGAACGAAGAGACCTACGAGGTGGCCGATGCCTTGGTGGAACGCTACCACCTGCACATCGAGTGGTTTTTCCCCCGCCACGAAGAGGTTGAGCGACTGGAACGGGCCGAGGGGCTCTTCTCCTTCCGCGAATCCCTGGACAAGCGCCACGCCTGCTGCCATATTCGCAAGGTGGAGCCGCTCTCCCGGGCTCTCACGGGGCTTGCAGGCTGGGTGACCGGCATGCGCCGCGAGCAGAGTGTCACCCGAAGTGATCTGAAGGCCGTCGAATTGGACTCACTGAACGGCGGCATCTTGAAGATCAACCCGCTGATAGACTGGAGCGAGGAGCAACTCACGAGCTATACCGACGAGCACCGGTTGCCCAAAAACCGCCTGTACAGCCAAGGGTACCGTTCCATCGGCTGCGCCCCCTGCACCAGGGCGGTGCAACCGGGCGAGGATGCCCGCGCCGGCAGGTGGTGGTGGGAGAATCCCGAGAACAAGGAATGCGGGCTGCACCGGCGATAA
- the cysD gene encoding sulfate adenylyltransferase subunit CysD, with the protein MSKNLTHLQQLEAESIHIIREVVAEFGNPVMLYSIGKDSAVMLHLARKAFYPAPPPFPLLHVDTTWKFRDMITFRDRMAAECGLELIVHVNEEGVRRGVTPFTHGSALYTDVMKTEGLKQALDRYKFDAAFGGARRDEEKSRAKERIFSFRSANHRWDPKNQRPELWNLYNTRVKPGESIRVFPISNWTELDVWQYIHLEQIPIVPLYYAAVRPVVERDGMLIMVDDDRLKLKPGEVVQHKSVRFRTLGCYPLTGAVESTADTLPAIIQEMLLTRTSERQGRLIDHDQAGSMEKKKQEGYF; encoded by the coding sequence ATGAGCAAAAACTTGACCCATTTACAGCAGCTCGAAGCCGAAAGCATCCACATCATCCGCGAGGTCGTCGCCGAATTCGGCAACCCGGTGATGCTCTATTCCATCGGCAAGGATTCCGCGGTCATGCTGCACCTGGCCCGCAAGGCCTTTTACCCGGCACCGCCGCCGTTTCCCCTCCTGCACGTGGACACCACGTGGAAGTTCCGCGATATGATCACGTTTCGGGACCGCATGGCGGCCGAATGCGGCCTTGAATTGATCGTACATGTGAATGAGGAGGGGGTCCGCAGGGGTGTCACCCCCTTTACCCACGGCTCGGCGCTCTACACCGACGTCATGAAGACCGAGGGACTGAAGCAGGCGCTGGACCGCTACAAGTTCGACGCTGCCTTTGGCGGCGCCCGCCGGGATGAGGAAAAATCACGGGCCAAGGAGCGTATTTTTTCCTTCCGCAGCGCCAACCACCGCTGGGACCCCAAGAATCAGCGCCCGGAGTTGTGGAACCTGTACAACACCCGCGTCAAACCGGGCGAGAGCATCCGCGTCTTTCCCATCTCCAACTGGACCGAACTGGACGTCTGGCAGTACATCCACCTGGAACAGATTCCGATCGTCCCGCTCTACTATGCCGCCGTCAGACCGGTGGTGGAGCGGGACGGCATGCTCATCATGGTGGATGACGACCGCTTGAAACTCAAACCGGGGGAAGTCGTGCAGCACAAATCGGTCCGTTTCCGGACCCTGGGATGCTACCCCCTGACCGGCGCCGTGGAATCGACCGCCGACACCCTGCCGGCAATCATCCAGGAGATGTTGCTCACCCGTACCTCGGAACGCCAGGGTCGCCTGATCGACCATGACCAGGCCGGGTCTATGGAGAAGAAGAAACAGGAGGGGTATTTCTAA
- the kdpA gene encoding potassium-transporting ATPase subunit KdpA, translating into MKSYDWLQIICFFIVLLALIKPLGSFMAHVYQGERTFLSPLLAPCENLLYRICGVKKDEEMDWRRYAGAMVLFNLVLFAALFVMLLTQQLLPLNPQKFPAFTWQLALNTAVSFVTNTNWQAYSGESAASYFTQMVGLTVHNFVSAATGMAVVIALIRGFARRRTSLLGNFWVDMTRGTLYILLPLSLLGAIFLVSQGVIQNFSAYRTVPLLQAVTYDKPKLDDKGNPLKDAKGNTVTESVTAKEVTIPMGPVASQEVIKELGTNGGGFFNANSAHPFENPTPLSHYVEILLILLIPGALTYTFGVMVGNTRQGWTLLGVMLALLIISFGVLQGVESSGNPLVANLGVQGANLEGKEVRFGLAGTSLFEVAATGTSCGAVAAMHDSLTPMGGMVPLGLILLGEIVFGGVGSGLYTMLAFAVIAVFVSGLMIGRTPEYLGKKIEVREMWMSIITILTAGIMVLVLSGIAFLVPAAVASMANPGAHGLSEVIYAFASMANNNGSAFAGLNANVNFYNLAGSLAMIAGRYVPAIAVLAMAGSLAEKKYIPPSLGTLPTDKVPFALWLSLVILIVGALTFFPALAMGPIVEHLTMPGR; encoded by the coding sequence ATGAAATCCTATGATTGGCTGCAAATCATCTGCTTCTTTATCGTCCTCCTGGCGCTCATCAAGCCCCTGGGCAGTTTCATGGCACACGTTTACCAAGGGGAGCGAACCTTCCTGTCGCCCCTCCTCGCTCCCTGCGAAAACCTGCTGTACCGCATCTGCGGGGTAAAGAAGGACGAGGAGATGGATTGGCGGCGCTACGCCGGGGCCATGGTCCTCTTCAACCTGGTACTCTTCGCGGCGCTCTTCGTCATGCTGCTGACGCAGCAGCTGCTGCCCCTCAACCCGCAGAAATTCCCCGCCTTTACCTGGCAGTTGGCGCTCAACACCGCCGTAAGCTTCGTCACCAACACCAACTGGCAGGCCTACAGCGGCGAGTCGGCAGCCAGCTACTTTACCCAGATGGTCGGGCTGACGGTGCACAACTTCGTCTCCGCCGCCACCGGCATGGCCGTCGTGATCGCCCTGATCCGCGGCTTTGCCCGGCGCAGGACCTCCTTGCTGGGCAACTTCTGGGTCGATATGACTCGCGGCACCCTCTACATCCTGCTCCCCTTGTCGCTGCTCGGCGCCATCTTCCTGGTCTCCCAGGGGGTGATCCAGAACTTCTCCGCCTACCGGACCGTACCGCTCCTACAGGCGGTGACCTACGACAAGCCAAAGCTGGACGACAAGGGAAACCCGCTCAAGGATGCCAAGGGCAATACGGTCACCGAGAGCGTAACGGCGAAGGAGGTCACCATCCCCATGGGACCGGTGGCCTCCCAGGAGGTCATCAAGGAGTTGGGGACCAACGGCGGCGGTTTCTTCAACGCCAACTCGGCCCACCCCTTTGAAAATCCGACCCCCCTCTCCCATTACGTGGAGATCCTCCTGATCCTGCTGATCCCCGGCGCCCTCACCTACACCTTCGGCGTCATGGTGGGCAATACCCGACAAGGGTGGACGCTCCTGGGGGTGATGCTGGCGCTCCTGATCATCTCCTTCGGGGTCCTGCAGGGCGTGGAGAGCAGCGGGAACCCGCTCGTGGCAAACCTCGGCGTCCAGGGGGCCAACCTTGAGGGCAAGGAGGTGCGCTTCGGCCTGGCGGGCACCAGCCTGTTCGAGGTGGCCGCCACCGGCACCTCCTGCGGCGCCGTCGCGGCCATGCACGACTCCCTCACCCCCATGGGGGGCATGGTGCCCCTGGGCCTGATCCTCTTGGGCGAGATCGTCTTTGGCGGGGTCGGTTCCGGACTCTACACCATGCTGGCCTTTGCCGTCATTGCGGTCTTCGTGTCCGGCTTGATGATCGGCCGGACGCCCGAATATCTGGGCAAGAAGATCGAAGTGCGGGAGATGTGGATGTCGATCATCACTATCCTGACGGCCGGGATCATGGTCCTCGTCCTCTCGGGCATCGCTTTCCTCGTCCCGGCGGCCGTGGCCTCCATGGCCAACCCCGGCGCCCACGGCCTCTCCGAGGTGATCTATGCCTTTGCCTCCATGGCCAACAACAACGGCAGCGCATTTGCCGGGCTGAACGCCAACGTCAATTTCTACAACCTGGCCGGCTCCCTGGCCATGATTGCGGGACGCTACGTCCCGGCCATCGCCGTGCTGGCCATGGCCGGCTCCCTGGCGGAGAAGAAGTATATCCCTCCCAGCCTGGGCACCCTGCCGACCGACAAGGTGCCCTTCGCCCTCTGGCTGTCGCTGGTCATCCTGATTGTGGGGGCGTTGACCTTCTTTCCGGCCCTGGCCATGGGGCCCATCGTCGAACATCTGACCATGCCGGGGAGGTAA
- the cysN gene encoding sulfate adenylyltransferase subunit CysN, protein MAHQSELIEKDILAYLKSQEEKSLLRFITCGSVDDGKSTLIGRLLWDSKMVFEDQLAALEVDSKKVGTQGGAIDYALLLDGLQAEREQGITIDVAYRYFSTDRRKFIVADTPGHEQYTRNMVTGASTAQVAVILVDARKGLLTQTRRHSYLVSLVGIRHIVLAVNKMDLIDFDQQRFATILSDYRQFAAPLGFDSITAIPISALNGDNIIEASVNTPWYQGPTLMNYLETVQVEGENVEKPFRLPVQWVNRPNLDFRGFCGTIAAGTVRPGDEVRVASSGRTSRVARIVTMDGDLPEATAGQAVTLTLADEIDISRGDTLSVPDAPPLQTRFLEAHLVWLHDEQLHPGQSYLIKTACAVIPGRVTTLRHVVDVNTLEQKQAPTLRLNEIGVGLLELDRPAAFDPYRLNRATGNFIVIDRYTNATVAAGMVIAAAPEILQPQELVAGGIPAPTAASNAATRRIDLGSHFINGDEGNLVDLTEEPGQIEFAVSPAFLDALAQGNRVLFRLRSPEQLPPVALLAYEHSLQCTFSRAGDRVNLILFSGPAITVPLDGGADTGL, encoded by the coding sequence ATGGCACACCAATCGGAGTTGATCGAAAAAGATATCCTCGCCTACCTCAAGAGCCAGGAAGAAAAATCCCTGCTGCGGTTCATCACCTGCGGCAGCGTGGATGACGGCAAGAGCACCCTCATCGGGCGCCTCCTGTGGGATTCCAAGATGGTGTTCGAGGACCAGCTGGCGGCCCTGGAGGTGGACAGCAAAAAGGTCGGCACCCAGGGGGGCGCCATCGACTACGCCCTGCTGCTGGACGGTTTGCAGGCGGAGCGGGAACAGGGGATTACCATTGACGTGGCCTACCGGTACTTCTCCACCGATCGGCGCAAGTTCATCGTCGCCGATACCCCCGGCCACGAGCAGTATACCCGCAACATGGTCACCGGCGCCTCCACCGCCCAGGTGGCGGTGATCCTGGTGGATGCCCGCAAGGGCCTCCTTACCCAGACCCGGCGCCACAGCTACCTGGTTTCCCTGGTGGGTATCCGCCATATCGTCCTAGCGGTGAACAAGATGGACCTGATCGATTTCGACCAGCAGCGTTTTGCTACCATCCTGAGCGACTACCGGCAGTTCGCCGCCCCGCTCGGTTTCGACTCCATAACGGCCATCCCCATCTCCGCCCTGAACGGGGACAATATCATCGAAGCGAGCGTCAACACCCCCTGGTATCAGGGGCCTACCCTGATGAACTACCTGGAAACCGTCCAGGTTGAGGGCGAGAACGTGGAAAAGCCCTTCCGGCTGCCGGTCCAGTGGGTGAACCGCCCAAATCTGGATTTCCGCGGCTTCTGCGGCACCATTGCCGCCGGTACCGTTCGTCCGGGTGACGAGGTGCGGGTCGCCTCGTCGGGACGCACCAGCCGGGTGGCCCGGATCGTCACCATGGATGGCGACCTGCCCGAGGCGACCGCCGGTCAGGCGGTGACCCTGACCCTGGCGGATGAGATCGATATCAGCCGGGGGGACACCTTGTCCGTTCCCGATGCCCCGCCGCTCCAGACCCGTTTCCTGGAGGCGCATCTGGTCTGGCTCCACGACGAGCAGTTGCATCCGGGGCAGAGCTACCTGATCAAGACCGCCTGCGCCGTGATCCCCGGCCGTGTCACGACGCTGCGGCACGTGGTGGATGTCAATACCCTGGAACAGAAGCAGGCGCCGACGCTCCGGCTCAACGAGATCGGCGTCGGGCTCCTGGAACTGGACCGCCCGGCGGCCTTCGATCCCTACCGCCTGAACCGTGCAACCGGCAACTTTATCGTTATCGACCGCTACACCAACGCCACCGTGGCGGCAGGGATGGTTATCGCTGCGGCGCCTGAGATCCTGCAACCCCAGGAATTGGTGGCGGGGGGTATCCCGGCACCGACGGCCGCAAGTAACGCCGCCACCCGGCGGATCGACCTGGGGAGCCATTTCATAAACGGCGACGAGGGGAACCTGGTGGATCTCACGGAGGAACCGGGGCAGATCGAATTCGCAGTTAGCCCGGCCTTTCTCGACGCCCTGGCGCAGGGGAACCGGGTGCTCTTCCGTCTGCGCAGCCCCGAGCAACTCCCGCCGGTGGCCCTTTTAGCCTACGAGCACAGCCTCCAGTGCACCTTCAGCCGGGCTGGCGACCGGGTAAACCTGATCCTTTTCAGCGGTCCGGCCATTACGGTGCCCCTGGATGGGGGAGCCGATACCGGCCTCTAG
- a CDS encoding DUF2226 domain-containing protein encodes MFLLPKGNPLFENLAVGTLKLPEILAKLSTGTFTGYASFVFQKSTVILVFEAGKVVSALHEEENGSRQTGLEALTALCHLMVGTSGGTLNVYKLSKDLTRCIHALLQGEILYKAQELKLVDIKALLEKIGSDRMSGCLRIYTDERSTIIFYKDGAPLGFFHDGSQDIETSSSESQKIAGLPGAKIDLFTTQGVEHLMGLNLLEIINIQNIWETAVALQQSEINKINTAREERERKNIAGKLEELEDRVKAIVVESVGRVGRGIVDKELNDQGGNSCLLDETNVVQFLAGVERSAKLLISATSLKVMMEQLSRIITAAKSGH; translated from the coding sequence ATGTTCCTTCTTCCGAAAGGCAACCCTCTTTTTGAGAATCTGGCAGTCGGCACGCTGAAGCTGCCGGAAATCCTGGCAAAGCTGAGCACCGGCACTTTCACCGGATATGCCAGCTTTGTTTTTCAGAAATCGACTGTCATCCTGGTGTTTGAGGCAGGTAAAGTAGTCAGTGCGCTGCACGAAGAAGAAAACGGCAGCCGGCAAACCGGCCTTGAGGCCTTGACGGCCCTGTGCCACCTGATGGTCGGCACCAGCGGCGGCACCCTCAACGTCTACAAGCTTTCCAAAGACCTCACCAGATGTATCCATGCCCTGCTCCAGGGCGAGATTCTCTACAAGGCACAGGAACTGAAACTGGTCGACATCAAGGCCCTTCTGGAAAAAATCGGTTCCGACAGGATGAGTGGCTGCCTGCGGATTTACACCGATGAGCGTTCAACCATAATCTTCTACAAGGACGGCGCTCCCCTGGGATTTTTCCATGACGGTTCCCAGGATATCGAGACATCATCCAGCGAATCCCAGAAGATCGCCGGGCTGCCCGGCGCCAAGATCGACCTTTTTACGACTCAGGGGGTTGAGCACCTGATGGGGTTGAACCTGCTGGAGATAATCAACATACAGAACATCTGGGAAACCGCCGTTGCGCTTCAGCAATCCGAGATCAATAAAATCAATACGGCGCGCGAAGAGCGGGAGAGAAAGAACATTGCCGGGAAACTCGAGGAACTGGAAGATCGGGTAAAGGCCATTGTCGTCGAATCGGTCGGCAGGGTCGGGCGGGGTATCGTCGATAAAGAGCTGAATGACCAGGGCGGCAACAGCTGTCTGCTCGACGAGACCAATGTGGTGCAATTCCTCGCCGGCGTCGAGCGTTCGGCAAAGCTGCTCATCAGCGCAACCAGCCTTAAAGTAATGATGGAACAACTTTCCAGAATCATCACCGCGGCAAAATCAGGACATTGA
- the kdpB gene encoding potassium-transporting ATPase subunit KdpB codes for MAKHTQQPQSAFDRELIGGALADSLKKLDPRSLWRNPVMLCVEIASAITLITFVMSLTGSNREPAWFTGAVSVWLWLTVIFSTYAEALAEGRGKARAASLRKARTDITAKLLAGPEFGGTSTAVAASQLRKGDYILVEANDMIAGDGDVVAGAALVNESAVTGESAPVIRESGGDRSAVTGGTTVIANAIIVRITANPGETFLDRMICLIEGAKRRKTPNEIALEVLLIALTLVFLLVCANMSPLSIYSVKAAGHGTPVSLTILVALFVCLAPTTIAALLPAIGIAGMDRLFQKNVIALSGRAIEAAGDVNVLLLDKTGTITLGNREAVACVPLGGHSEQEVAEAALMASLSDETPEGRSIVALVRQKYGFTRDAPPAGSEAIVFSADTRLSGINADGIQYRKGAADSAVAFVRSLGATSVPGDLGETVDRIARGGATPLVVSRNEEIFGVVNLKDIVKGGIQERFLQLRSMGIKTVMITGDNPLTAAAIAAEAQVDDFLAQAKPEDKLRLIREYQEQGFMVAMTGDGTNDAPALAQADVAVAMNTGTQPAREAANIIDLDSNPTKLLDIVEVGKQILMTRGNLTTFSISNDIAKYFAIIPAALLSIYPQLGVLNVMHLASPYSAILSAVIFNAIIIPMLVPLALKGTRFRPMPAERLLIHNLLIYGVGGIIAPFVGIKAIDLVVGLLA; via the coding sequence ATGGCGAAGCACACACAACAACCCCAATCGGCTTTCGATAGAGAACTCATAGGGGGAGCCCTGGCCGACTCCCTGAAAAAACTCGATCCCCGCTCCCTGTGGCGCAATCCGGTCATGCTCTGCGTGGAGATCGCCAGCGCCATAACCCTGATCACCTTTGTCATGTCGCTCACCGGCAGCAACAGGGAACCGGCCTGGTTCACCGGCGCCGTGTCGGTGTGGCTCTGGTTGACGGTGATCTTCTCGACCTATGCCGAGGCCCTGGCCGAAGGGCGCGGCAAGGCGCGGGCCGCCTCCCTGCGCAAGGCGCGGACCGACATAACGGCCAAGCTCCTTGCCGGGCCCGAATTCGGCGGCACCTCGACGGCCGTGGCCGCCAGCCAACTCCGCAAGGGTGATTACATCCTGGTGGAGGCGAACGACATGATCGCCGGCGATGGCGACGTGGTGGCCGGCGCAGCGCTGGTGAACGAATCGGCCGTCACCGGCGAATCCGCCCCGGTGATCCGGGAGTCGGGCGGCGACCGCAGCGCCGTCACCGGCGGCACCACGGTCATCGCCAACGCCATCATCGTGCGGATCACCGCCAATCCGGGCGAAACCTTCCTGGACCGCATGATCTGCCTGATCGAGGGCGCAAAGCGGCGCAAGACCCCCAACGAGATTGCCCTGGAGGTCTTGCTGATCGCCTTGACCCTGGTGTTCCTGCTGGTCTGCGCCAACATGAGCCCGCTCTCCATCTACAGCGTCAAGGCGGCCGGCCACGGAACGCCGGTTTCGCTGACCATCCTGGTGGCGCTCTTCGTCTGCCTGGCCCCTACCACCATCGCGGCGCTCCTGCCGGCCATCGGCATCGCCGGCATGGACCGCCTCTTCCAGAAAAATGTCATCGCCCTGTCGGGGCGGGCCATCGAGGCGGCCGGCGACGTAAATGTGCTGCTCCTGGACAAGACCGGCACCATCACCCTCGGCAACCGGGAGGCGGTGGCCTGTGTCCCACTGGGGGGCCACAGCGAGCAGGAGGTGGCCGAGGCGGCGCTCATGGCATCGCTGAGCGACGAGACCCCGGAAGGGCGCAGCATCGTGGCCCTTGTCCGGCAAAAGTACGGTTTCACCAGGGATGCGCCGCCCGCAGGGTCCGAGGCCATCGTTTTCAGCGCCGACACCCGCCTTTCGGGGATCAACGCCGACGGCATACAGTACCGCAAGGGCGCCGCCGACTCGGCGGTGGCTTTCGTCAGAAGCCTGGGAGCCACGTCCGTGCCCGGCGACCTGGGCGAGACCGTGGACCGGATCGCCCGCGGCGGCGCGACCCCGCTGGTGGTCAGCCGCAATGAGGAGATCTTCGGCGTGGTCAACCTGAAAGACATCGTCAAGGGAGGCATCCAGGAGCGCTTCCTGCAACTGCGCAGCATGGGGATCAAGACCGTCATGATCACCGGCGACAATCCGCTCACCGCCGCCGCCATTGCCGCCGAGGCCCAGGTGGACGATTTCCTGGCCCAGGCCAAGCCCGAGGACAAACTGCGGCTGATCCGGGAGTATCAGGAGCAGGGGTTCATGGTAGCCATGACCGGCGACGGCACCAACGACGCCCCGGCGCTGGCCCAGGCCGACGTGGCCGTGGCCATGAACACCGGGACCCAACCGGCCCGTGAGGCGGCCAACATCATCGACCTGGACAGCAACCCCACGAAATTGCTGGACATCGTCGAGGTGGGCAAACAGATCCTCATGACCCGCGGCAACCTGACCACCTTCAGCATCTCCAACGACATCGCCAAATACTTCGCCATCATCCCGGCGGCGCTGCTCTCCATCTATCCCCAACTGGGGGTGCTCAACGTGATGCATCTGGCCAGCCCCTACAGCGCCATCCTGTCGGCGGTGATCTTCAACGCCATCATCATCCCGATGCTGGTGCCGCTGGCCCTGAAGGGAACCAGGTTCCGCCCCATGCCCGCCGAAAGGCTCCTGATCCATAACCTGCTCATCTATGGGGTTGGAGGCATCATTGCCCCCTTTGTCGGCATCAAGGCCATCGATCTGGTGGTGGGGCTGTTGGCGTAA